In Sphaerodactylus townsendi isolate TG3544 linkage group LG13, MPM_Stown_v2.3, whole genome shotgun sequence, one DNA window encodes the following:
- the BRWD3 gene encoding bromodomain and WD repeat-containing protein 3, whose protein sequence is MATKMTGNSVVSGEDKVSKLKVTMVAWDRYDTTVITAVNNFLLKVWNSSTGQLLHTLSGHDDEVFVLEAHPFDQRIMLSAGHDGNIFIWDLEKGTKIRNYFNMIEGQGHGAVFDCKFSPDGQHFACTDSHGHLLLFGFGCNKFFEKLPDQMFFHTDYRPLIRDANNYVLDEQTQQAPHLMPPPFLVDVDGNPHPTRYQRLVPGRENCKDEQLIPQLGYVANGDGEVVEQVIGQQTNDHEESILDGMIRELQREQDMRRRPNSEVPSNPLQNRSQPVSVLRSPSLDLASPPNVGLRRSGQIEGVRQMHHNAPRSQIATERDLMAWSRRVVVNELHPGVSRVQEEIRGAKGDLEVHLYTSEKKRKPSHTLQRSDYQPGSGRSLRRNQRKRQHAYQTRSTIEPPSQGAKRNSHTQEDSESSSEEDDTGGTSDASVDDNVAAWQSESSSSDSSSEYSDWTADAGINLQPPKRQTRQAARKICSSSEDENAKDAKGQEEKRKKSKQARKKKPGGLLSMDGEPTEEWFAPHWILDTIPRRSPFVPQMGDEIIYFRQGHEAYVRAVRKAKNYAINLQKQPWNKMELREQEFVKIVGIKYEVGPPTLCCLKLAFLDPISGKMTGESFSIKYHDMPDVIDFLVLHQFYNEAKERNWQIDDRFRSIIDDAWWFGTVESQQPFQQEYPDSSFQCYSVHWDNNEREKMSPWDMEPIPEGTAYPEEVGAGVPVTSDELASLLYKPQEGEWGAHSRDEECVRVLRGIDQLLSLDISNPFAVPVDLSAYPLYCTVVAYPTDLTTIRRRLENRFYRRISALMWEVRYIEHNARTFNEPDSPIVKAAKIVTDVLLRYIGDQGCTDILDIYNKVKAEDLSSSDEEEEVAEVYAESDGPGTSSGKRMVRRQIKRQPSKACARCLEGTLPSSFS, encoded by the exons ATGGCTACCAAGATGACTGG GAATAGTGTTGTATCTGGCGAGGACAAAGTTTCAAAGCTGAAGGTGACCATGGTAGCTTGGGATCGATATGATACCACTGTTATCACGGCAGTCAATAACTTCCTCTTGAAAGTGTGGAATTCTTCTACAGGGCAGCTTCTTCACACCTTATCT GGCCACGACGACGAAGTGTTTGTTTTGGAAGCTCACCCGTTCGACCAAAGGATCATGCTCTCTGCCGGCCACGATGGGAACATTTTCATTTGGGACcttgaaaaaggaacaaaaattcGCAATTACTTCAACATG ATTGAAGGCCAAGGTCACGGTGCAGTATTCGATTGCAAATTCTCCCCTGACGGACAACACTTCGCCTGCACAGACTCGCATGGGCACCTGCTGCTATTTGGTTTTGGATGCAATAAATTTTTCGAAAAG CTTCCAGATCAGATGTTCTTCCATACAGATTACCGCCCCCTGATCCGTGATGCTAATAACTATGTGCTGGACGAACAAACTCAGCAGGCCCCACATCTCATGCCTCCCCCCTTCCTGGTAGATGTGGATGGAAATCCCCACCCCACAAGATACCAAAGGCTTGTCCCAGGGCGGGAGAATTGTAAAGACGAGCAGCTCATTCCTCAGCTGGGATATGTTGCGAACG GTGACGGGGAGGTGGTGGAGCAAGTGATTGGGCAGCAAACCAACGACCACGAAGAGAGCATCCTCGACGGAATGATCAGAGAGTTGCAACGAGAACAAGATATGAGAAGGCGCCCCAACAGTGAAGTTCCTTCAAATCCTCTGCAAAACAGATCTCAGCCGGTCAGCG TTTTGAGAAGTCCAAGTTTGGATCTTGCTTCTCCCCCAAATGTCGGGCTGAGACGGAGCGGCCAGATCGAAGGTGTCAGGCAGATGCACCACAATGCCCCGAGGAGTCAGATTGCCACTGAGAGAGATCTCATGGCCTGGAGCCGGAGAGTGGTGGTAAATGAGCTGCATCCCGGGGTTAGCAG AGTCCAAGAAGAAATCCGAGGCGCCAAAGGTGATTTAGAAGTCCATCTGTACACatctgaaaaaaagagaaagcctTCCCACACGTTACAAAGG AGCGATTACCAACCTGGCAGTGGACGATCTTTGCGGAGGAACCAACGCAAGCGCCAGCACGCTTACCAAACACGCTCCACCATAGAACCCCCTTCCCAAGGCGCAAAGAGAAATTCACACACCCAGGAAGATTCTGAAAGCTCCTCTGAG GAAGACGATACCGGCGGCACAAGCGATGCCTCTGTGGACGACAACGTGGCTGCGTGGCAAAGTGAAAGCAGTTCCAG TGATTCATCTAGCGAATACTCCGACTGGACTGCCGATGCCGGTATTAACCTCCAGCCTCCAAAGAGACAAACCCGGCAAGCTGCTCGCAAaatctgtagcagctctgaagaCGAGAATGCAAAAGATGCGAAAGGGCAAGAAGAAAAACGCAAGAAATCCAAACAGGCGCGGAAAAAG AAACCCGGCGGGCTGCTGTCAATGGATGGAGAGCCAACAGAGGAATGGTTTGCTCCCCACTGGATCTTGGATACCATCCCACGACGTTCCCCCTTTGTCCCACAAATGGGAGATGAG ATCATCTATTTTAGACAAGGGCATGAAGCTTACGTGCGTGCAGTACGGAAGGCAAAAAATTATGCTATTAACTTGCAAAAGCAGCCGTGGAATAAAATGGAACTCAGG GAacaagaatttgtgaaaattGTGGGAATTAAGTATGAAGTTGGACCACCAACCCTTTGCTGCTTGAAACTTGCCTTTCTTGATCCGATCTCAGGCAAAATGACTGGTGAATCATTTTCCATTAA GTACCACGATATGCCCGATGTTATTGATTTCCTTGTGTTGCATCAATTTTACAATGAAGCCAAAGAAAGGAACTGGCAGATTG ATGATAGATTTCGCAGCATAATAGATGATGCATGGTGGTTTGGAACGGTGGAGAGCCAGCAGCCATTCCAGCAGGAATATCCTGATAGTTCTTTCCAGTGCTACAGCGTTCA CTGGGACAACAACGAAAGGGAAAAAATGAGCCCCTGGGATATGGAGCCGATTCCAGAAGGAA CTGCTTATCCGGAGGAGGTTGGAGCTGGAGTCCCTGTAACCTCGGACGAGCTGGCATCTCTGCTGTACAAGCCCCAGGAAGGTGAATGGGGGGCCCATTCTCGAGACGAGGAATGCGTGCGGGTCCTTCGAGGCATCGATCAGCTCTTGTCCCTAG ATATTTCTAACCCCTTTGCTGTCCCGGTGGACCTTAGTGCCTATCCTCTGTATTGCACTGTCGTTGCTTACCCGACTGACCTCACCACAATTAGGAGAAGACTTGAAAACAGATTTTACAG GAGAATATCGGCGTTAATGTGGGAGGTACGATACATTGAACATAATGCCAGGACATTCAATGAGCCCGACAGTCCTATAGTTAAAGCAGCCAAAATCGTTACCGATGTCTTACTTCGCTACATTGG GGATCAGGGTTGCACAGATATCCTGGACATCTATAACAAAGTGAAGGCAGAAGATCTGAGCAGctcagatgaggaggaagag